The Humulus lupulus chromosome 3, drHumLupu1.1, whole genome shotgun sequence genome window below encodes:
- the LOC133824815 gene encoding uncharacterized protein LOC133824815: MGSLMEIGVRTRKLAIVSIKACFRSARYHPFLVGMVLFLMFMYRSFPFLFSLLLSASPVLVCTAILLGTLLSFGQSNVPEIEKEEKITQDVVSLKAGVSGNGTIVVEKDESFVIERYVEDDRGGVGGLVEKSFEDTRSLDERVRVELETDVDSLDRVPLIDETSRGIHTEKGEIEEVEREFVGFQFEKKREIFDEELRVEGVLSDERAVENEYSLVQDLGDEILLKEFAKSLEESISAHKEDHLESSLPAGGDDEAGKDEDEDDDDSSYSESDRAESSSPDASMADIIPLLDELHPLLDEEAPLARHISHGDSDGASEHSHQSGDSVESDAESENHRDEVEEDGAEDNDDDEEPHVGKEDESKSAIKWTEDDEKNLMDLGTSELERNQRLENLIARRRARKSFRLLAEKNLIDFDSVDLPFNVAPISTARQNPFDGPFDSYEHLGLPPIPGSAPSILLPRRNPFDLPYDSTEEKPDLKGDNFEQEFLPFHQKDMFRRYESFTMGPSGLGNSRQEKQNIKWKPVFVPERMASEGTSYPSFQRQSSELSDSKLSSVPDTESVTSLADADEKRLIEQDFSKDAELLSTIYQASDLLERGSRSSEDVETVDMVQASARDIQHDDEVEIDLGEVEDHHEIDLNVSETGETAGHVEPEQVGREDYSSRSSLSSLSEVDDPITDMKNKDDSTSFRVGGDLVDDSVISAERSLENSQFQIISGVVEDNQIKDPVYDISPPTAERLLSLSDSSDLQEEMSDIVKSPTSAENSVSFEYRESEVRDERIEKDMPVCEEMVSSSSKVDAAEEIPLDSGEVLESSEFKDSKVALSGVGPEDSDQSESVEPEASLVHVTVESGSVSSEVLIRNVDNINEESEIPDEHDHVCSSNRDVENPIAVPQTEDEKLDTAALSDQISLEDLVAPAQLEHQSSTVAERASVCSNLSSLESESLVEHLVAQEEMVHLDQDQIHLDGSSERSLVEETFKDEIIHPEENQVQSLISDSEIQAESSQDLALQLNMLESTYQHSPRNDLTLVGLEKASVIHPCSFENDHKMEQPIHEEEITQAKQDQLHSSYSDANDGGEVRDFDLMVASSSTDYEDMAFAEKSPSELEKEQPVVDACAGDHGILNEPAIIEEKTNEDSSVHGDACDLVDKVSTNLSFEASNSAAIPCDILEYKPFASEIVLKDGILGGNENDNDTQLVEHFDYEPKAHVEQEYIKEEVDEIKDIDEELLSELDTVGDFSVKDFDESLRSELILEHANVGNTNPELMLFPSNLNLTETSSVLPVLEARSLNDIDLAFKQLHEGADVEEVILPSVIEEQQILEYIKSSPETTSNLDVVEARSLDDIHMAMKQVSESSSYELSTPLHSGNTSAEVGVNEASSLETTSNLQVAEARSFDDVHMALKQVSESSSDELPTPLHSKNKSAEVGVNEVSSSAEVESDNITSGVKEGSSTASDEPKHESLIVADEPKHESSTASDEPNHGSNISMDNPKATTDDGKDKPSPHKAKSGSSSSSSSSSSSSSSDSE; the protein is encoded by the exons atgggatcTTTAATGGAAATTGGTGTCCGGACCAGGAAATTGGCAATAGTTTCGATCAAGGCTTGTTTCAGATCAGCTAGATACCATCCTTTTCTTGTGGGTATGGTGTTGTTTTTGATGTTTATGTACAGATCATTTCCTTTTCTGTTTTCTTTGTTGTTGTCTGCTTCCCCTGTTTTGGTCTGTACTGCTATTTTGCTTGGGACCCTTTTGAGTTTTGGGCAGTCCAACGTACCCGAAATCGAAAAGGAGGAGAAGATTACACAAGATGTTGTTTCTCTTAAAGCTGGGGTTTCTGGGAATGGTACCATTGTTGTTGAGAAAGATGAGAGCTTTGTCATAGAAAGATATGTTGAAGATGATAGAGGAGGAGTAGGGGGTTTAGTAGAGAAGTCTTTTGAAGATACAAGGTCATTGGATGAAAGGGTCAGGGTTGAGTTGGAGACTGATGTTGATTCTCTTGATCGTGTGCCTCTCATTGATGAGACTTCAAGGGGAATTCATACTGAGAAGGGAGAGATTGAGGAAGTGGAGAGAGAATTTGTTGGTTTTCAGTTTGAAAAGAAGAGGGAAATATTTGATGAGGAACTGAGGGTTGAAGGGGTTTTGAGTGATGAGAGAGCTGTTGAGAATGAGTATTCTTTGGTTCAAGATTTGGGGGATGAGATTCTTTTGAAGGAATTCGCTAAATCGCTTGAAGAGTCTATCAGTGCTCACAAGGAAGATCACTTGGAGTCCTCTCTGCCTGCTGGTGGTGATGATGAAGCTGGTAAGGATGAGGACGAGGATGATGATGATTCTTCGTATTCGGAGTCTGATAGGGCGGAGAGTTCGTCACCTGATGCTTCAATGGCTGACATAATTCCACTGCTTGATGAACTACACCCTCTTTTAGATGAAGAAGCTCCACTGGCTCGTCATATATCCCATGGTGATTCTGATGGTGCATCCGAGCACTCTCATCAAAGCGGCGATAGTGTTGAGTCTGATGCAGAATCTGAAAACCATAGAGATGAGGTAGAAGAGGATGGTGCCGAGGACAATGACGATGACGAAGAACCACATGTTGGCAAGGAGGATGAAAGTAAGTCTGCAATCAAATGGACAGAAGACGACGAAAAGAATCTTATGGACTTAGGGACTTCAGAACTTGAAAGGAACCAACGTCTGGAGAATCTCATTGCAAGGAGAAGAGCACGAAAAAGCTTCAGATTATTGGCTGAGAAGAATTTAATCGATTTTGATAGTGTTGATCTTCCTTTCAACGTTGCACCAATTTCGACAGCCAGACAGAATCCTTTTGATGGCCCCTTTGATTCCTATGAACATTTGGGCTTACCACCAATTCCTGGCTCTGCTCCTTCTATTTTGTTGCCAAGAAGAAATCCCTTTGATCTTCCTTATGACTCTACTGAAGAGAAACCTGATCTGAAAGGAGACAATTTTGAGCAGGAGTTTTTGCCATTTCACCAAAAAGACATGTTTCGCAGGTATGAAAGTTTCACCATGGGACCATCAGGCTTGGGAAATTCCAGGCAAGAGAAGCAAAACATTAAGTGGAAGCCTGTTTTCGTGCCAGAACGAATGGCTTCGGAAGGAACAAGCTATCCATCATTCCAGAGGCAATCAAGTGAACTTAGTGATTCAAAGTTGAGCTCAGTTCCTGATACAGAATCCGTGACTTCATTAGCGGATGCAGATGAGAAGAGGCTCATTGAGCAAGATTTTTCTAAAGATGCTGAACTACTCTCCACCATTTACCAGGCTTCTGATCTTCTCGAACGGGGAAGTCGATCCTCTGAAGATGTAGAGACGGTGGATATGGTGCAGGCTTCTGCAAGAGATATTCAACATGATGATGAAGTCGAAATAGATTTAGGGGAAGTGGAAGATCACCATGAAATTGACCTGAATGTGTCTGAAACAGGAGAGACAGCTGGTCATGTGGAACCAGAACAAGTTGGCAGGGAAGATTACAGTAGCAGATCTAGCTTATCTTCATTATCAGAAGTGGATGACCCAATTACCGATATGAAAAATAAGGACGATTCAACAAGTTTTAGGGTAGGGGGTGATCTTGTTGACGATTCTGTCATTTCGGCAGAACGTTCTTTGGAGAACTCACAATTCCAAATCATAAGTGGGGTGGTTGAGGACAATCAgattaaggaccctgtttatgatATAAGCCCCCCAACAGCTGAAAGGTTACTCTCTTTGTCTGATTCTTCGGACTTGCAAGAAGAAATGTCTGATATAGTTAAATCTCCCACCTCAGCAGAAAATTCTGTTTCGTTTGAATACCGAGAGTCTGAAGTGCGTGATGAGAGAATAGAGAAGGATATGCCTGTTTGTGAAGAGatggtttcttcttcttctaaggtaGATGCAGCAGAAGAAATTCCATTGGACTCAGGAGAAGTTCTAGAGTCCAGTGAGTTTAAGGATTCAAAGGTTGCTTTATCAGGGGTTGGTCCGGAAGATAGTGATCAAAGCGAATCTGTAGAGCCTGAAGCTTCACTTGTGCATGTTACAGTTGAATCAGGTTCAGTTTCTTCGGAGGTTCTAATAAGAAATGTTGATAATATAAATGAGGAAAGCGAAATTCCTGATGAGCATGATCATGTCTGCTCGTCAAATCGTGATGTTGAAAATCCCATTGCAGTGCCCCAAACTGAAGATGAGAAATTGGATACAGCGGCTTTAAGTGATCAGATATCTTTGGAAGATCTAGTTGCTCCTGCACAACTGGAACATCAGTCTTCAACTGTTGCTGAGCGGGCGTCGGTTTGCTCCAATCTGTCTTCTTTAGAATCTGAATCTCTTGTGGAACATCTAGTGGCTCAAGAAGAAATGGTTCATCTTGATCAGGATCAAATCCATTTAGATGGTTCTTCTGAAAGATCATTGGTGGAAGAGACATTCAAAGATGAAATCATTCACCCTGAAGAGAATCAAGTCCAGTCACTGATTTCTGATTCAGAGATTCAAGCTGAGAGCTCCCAGGATTTGGCTTTGCAATTGAATATGCTGGAATCCACGTACCAGCATTCACCTCGCAATGATTTAACTCTTGTTGGTTTAGAGAAAGCTTCTGTGATCCATCCATGTTCATTTGAGAATGACCATAAAATGGAGCAGCCAATACATGAGGAAGAAATTACTCAGGCTAAACAGGACCAACTTCACTCGTCATATTCTGATGCAAACGATGGCGGTGAAGTCAGGGACTTTGATTTGATGGTGGCTTCTTCAAGTACTGATTATGAAGACATGGCTTTTGCAGAAAAGTCTCCATCAGAATTGGAGAAAGAGCAACCTGTGGTAGATGCATGTGCTGGTGATCATGGTATACTTAAT GAACCAGCTATTATCGAGGAAAAGACTAATGAGGATTCAAGCGTCCATGGTGATGCTTGTGATCTTGTGGACAAAGTTTCGACCAACTTATCTTTTGAGGCTTCTAATTCTGCTGCAATTCCATGTGACATTCTTGAATACAAACCCTTCGCTAGTGAAATTGTTCTGAAGGATGGCATCCTCGGTGGAAATGAAAATGATAACGACACTCAGCTCGTGGAACACTTTGATTATGAACCAAAAGCCCATGTTGAACAAGAATATATCAAGGAAGAGGTTGATGAAATAAAGGATATTGATGAAGAGTTACTGTCTGAGTTGGATACAGTTGGGGACTTCAGTGTGAAAGATTTTGATGAGTCACTCCGTTCCGAGCTGATACTAGAGCACGCTAATGTTGGAAATACCAACCCTGAACTGATGTTATTTCCCAGTAATTTAAACCTGACAGAAACAAGCTCGGTACTACCGGTTCTTGAAGCAAGATCGCTTAATGATATTGACTTGGCTTTTAAGCAACTTCATGAGGGAGCAGATGTTGAGGAAGTCATTCTTCCTAGTGTAATTGAGGAACAGCAAATCCTGGAATATATTAAAAGTTCCCCCGAAACCACTTCTAATTTGGACGTCGTTGAAGCTCGATCTTTGGATGATATTCACATGGCTATGAAGCAAGTCTCGGAAAGTAGTTCTTACGAGCTTTCAACACCCTTGCACTCTGGGAATACATCAGCTGAAGTTGGAGTAAATGAAGCGAGTTCCCTAGAAACCACTTCTAATTTGCAAGTCGCTGAGGCTCGATCTTTCGATGATGTTCACATGGCTTTGAAGCAAGTCTCTGAAAGTAGTTCTGATGAGCTTCCAACACCCTTGCACTCCAAGAATAAATCAGCTGAAGTGGGAGTAAATGAAGTGAGTTCTTCCGCTGAAGTGGAATCAGACAACATAACATCTGGCGTCAAAGAAGGTAGCTCGACTGCTTCTGATGAACCGAAACATGAATCCTTAATTGTTGCTGATGAACCAAAACATGAATCCTCAACTGCTTCTGATGAACCAAACCATGGCTCCAACATCTCAATGGATAATCCAAAGGCAACCACGGACGACGGTAAAGATAAGCCAAGTCCTCATAAAGCAAAGTCTGGTTCCAGCTCCAGCTCCAGCTCCAGCTCGAGCTCGAGCTCAAGTGATTCTGAGTGA
- the LOC133824814 gene encoding rhomboid-like protein 14, mitochondrial isoform X2, with protein sequence MLSLLWKGVQLETSMSSVEFASMVASLLAMSQGITLLLAKSLLLFFDYGKPYYSEYAVGFSGVLFAMKVVLNSQSSNYTDVYGLLVPSRYAAWAELILIQMFVPGVSFLGHLGGILAGIAYLRLKGSFSGPDPLAILIGAFGQGLTNFVTWPMRIVKDLFRWRRRRISGRGTVGGGGGGGNRRGRAESRTTWRCPACTYDNYGLLSICEMCGTSRTGDDLSSFSPPFSRGSDDRLSLEDLRRRRIERFNR encoded by the coding sequence ATGCTGTCCCTCTTATGGAAGGGGGTTCAGCTCGAAACTTCAATGTCGAGCGTCGAATTCGCATCCATGGTTGCTTCTTTGCTTGCCATGTCCCAAGGAATAACCCTTCTGCTTGCCAAGTCCCTTCTCTTGTTCTTCGACTATGGAAAGCCATACTACTCCGAGTATGCAGTTGGATTTTCTGGGGTCCTATTTGCCATGAAAGTCGTCCTCAATTCACAGTCCTCAAACTACACCGACGTGTATGGACTCTTAGTTCCATCTCGCTACGCCGCCTGGGCAGAACTGATTCTTATCCAAATGTTTGTTCCTGGTGTTTCCTTCCTCGGTCATCTCGGTGGAATTCTTGCTGGGATTGCCTATCTGCGCTTGAAGGGTAGTTTTTCTGGTCCTGACCCACTTGCTATCCTCATTGGAGCTTTCGGTCAAGGTCTCACCAATTTCGTAACCTGGCCCATGAGAATTGTTAAGGACTTGTTTCGATGGAGGAGGCGACGAATATCTGGTCGAGGAACtgttggaggaggaggaggtggcgggaaTAGGCGAGGAAGAGCTGAATCTCGGACCACTTGGAGATGCCCTGCGTGCACCTATGATAATTATGGCTTGTTAAGCATATGTGAGATGTGTGGCACCAGTCGAACTGGGGATGACCTATCAAGTTTTAGTCCACCATTTTCGAGGGGATCAGACGATCGCCTTTCTTTGGAGGATCTTCGCCGCCGGAGAATTGAAAGATTTAACAGGTAA
- the LOC133824813 gene encoding uncharacterized protein LOC133824813, with protein MTLLELITKASVSAQPPTTPPDYPVVLDPDSIFPNLNLKDNELSASNLAVPITGWKISQLDSEVIDLCKQFFTKLQGKLKNRTTFAKEQFLEILNSFLENFKEKLGLSIRVASSNSGYTKVLVEKVGFYMGTDVAALVLEACIVFETWELVETLISNGLVVNSCYPNLVPKLVASERSDLLCHCIKQASDLGSSELLTILKYFLSSSKQAATGTILNVRNEWEKQALFAIEKATDKTLSVANSILAKEAAVLLMVAYDGFSSPELCLHYLLASVNVDEVILSSAFSKLNGKEMLTLIRYLGKWLKKYERFPQAVPCPKASTLLGLKACDWVPKLDDVVRCVGLVLDGNFSALVLIPEFHEELRSIESVVASLALESRLCCSVANVIENFEK; from the coding sequence ATGACTTTGCTTGAGCTGATAACCAAGGCGTCAGTCAGTGCCCAACCACCCACTACTCCACCAGACTACCCAGTTGTTCTTGACCCTGATTCTATTTTTCCCAATTTGAATCTAAAAGACAATGAATTGAGTGCCTCAAATCTCGCTGTTCCAATTACCGGATGGAAAATCTCTCAACTAGATTCTGAGGTTATTGACTTGTGCAAGCAGTTCTTCACCAAGCTTCAAGGAAAACTCAAAAATCGAACTACTTTTGCCAAAGAGCAGTTTTTGGAAATTCTGAACTCGTTTCTTGAGAATTTCAAGGAGAAACTTGGACTTTCAATTAGGGTTGCTTCTTCCAATAGTGGGTATACTAAGGTCTTAGTTGAGAAAGTAGGGTTCTATATGGGCACAGATGTTGCTGCTTTGGTTTTGGAAGCTTGCATTGTTTTTGagacttgggaattggtagaaaCCTTGATTTCCAATGGCCTTGTTGTAAATTCTTGTTATCCTAATTTGGTTCCCAAACTTGTAGCAAGTGAAAGATCAGACCTTCTTTGTCATTGCATTAAGCAGGCGTCTGATCTTGGCTCATCAGAGTTGCTTACCATCTTGAAGTATTTTCTTAGCTCCTCCAAACAAGCTGCTACCGGTACTATACTAAATGTTCGAAACGAATGGGAGAAACAAGCACTGTTTGCTATAGAGAAAGCCACCGACAAAACTCTCTCGGTAGCAAATTCTATCCTCGCAAAGGAGGCTGCGGTTTTGCTCATGGTAGCATATGATGGCTTCTCTTCACCAGAGCTGTGCTTACATTATCTATTGGCGTCGGTGAATGTTGACGAGGTGATCTTGTCATCAGCATTTAGCAAGTTGAATGGTAAAGAGATGTTGACCTTGATTCGGTACTTGGGAAAGTGGCTGAAGAAGTACGAGAGGTTTCCTCAAGCCGTTCCATGCCCAAAGGCGTCGACCTTGTTGGGTTTGAAGGCTTGCGATTGGGTTCCTAAGCTCGACGATGTTGTGAGATGTGTTGGTTTAGTGTTGGATGGGAACTTCTCTGCTCTGGTGTTGATTCCGGAGTTTCATGAAGAACTCAGATCCATAGAGTCAGTGGTTGCTTCTTTAGCCTTGGAATCAAGACTGTGCTGTTCTGTAGCTAATGTGattgaaaattttgaaaagtga
- the LOC133824814 gene encoding rhomboid-like protein 14, mitochondrial isoform X1 produces the protein MAGRGGRTRGLLPFLALETVLHYQRLERKPPITAGLMAANCLIYLRPAFLDSILPTIDEVWFNPRLIFKYGDLKRFFLSPFYHIGEPHLFYNMLSLLWKGVQLETSMSSVEFASMVASLLAMSQGITLLLAKSLLLFFDYGKPYYSEYAVGFSGVLFAMKVVLNSQSSNYTDVYGLLVPSRYAAWAELILIQMFVPGVSFLGHLGGILAGIAYLRLKGSFSGPDPLAILIGAFGQGLTNFVTWPMRIVKDLFRWRRRRISGRGTVGGGGGGGNRRGRAESRTTWRCPACTYDNYGLLSICEMCGTSRTGDDLSSFSPPFSRGSDDRLSLEDLRRRRIERFNR, from the exons atggCGGGAAGAGGTGGCAGAACGAGGGGTTTGTTGCCATTTCTGGCTCTGGAAACGGTCCTTCATTATCAGAGGCTGGAGAGGAAGCCTCCCATCACCGCCGGACTTATGGCCGCCAATTGTCTCATCTACTTGAGGCCAGCTTTTCTTGATTCCATTCTCCCTACCATTGATGAAGTCTGGTTCAATCCTCGTCTAATTTTCAAG TATGGGGACTTGAAGCGGTTTTTCTTGTCGCCATTCTATCACATTGGGGAGCCTCACTTGTTTTACAACATGCTGTCCCTCTTATGGAAGGGGGTTCAGCTCGAAACTTCAATGTCGAGCGTCGAATTCGCATCCATGGTTGCTTCTTTGCTTGCCATGTCCCAAGGAATAACCCTTCTGCTTGCCAAGTCCCTTCTCTTGTTCTTCGACTATGGAAAGCCATACTACTCCGAGTATGCAGTTGGATTTTCTGGGGTCCTATTTGCCATGAAAGTCGTCCTCAATTCACAGTCCTCAAACTACACCGACGTGTATGGACTCTTAGTTCCATCTCGCTACGCCGCCTGGGCAGAACTGATTCTTATCCAAATGTTTGTTCCTGGTGTTTCCTTCCTCGGTCATCTCGGTGGAATTCTTGCTGGGATTGCCTATCTGCGCTTGAAGGGTAGTTTTTCTGGTCCTGACCCACTTGCTATCCTCATTGGAGCTTTCGGTCAAGGTCTCACCAATTTCGTAACCTGGCCCATGAGAATTGTTAAGGACTTGTTTCGATGGAGGAGGCGACGAATATCTGGTCGAGGAACtgttggaggaggaggaggtggcgggaaTAGGCGAGGAAGAGCTGAATCTCGGACCACTTGGAGATGCCCTGCGTGCACCTATGATAATTATGGCTTGTTAAGCATATGTGAGATGTGTGGCACCAGTCGAACTGGGGATGACCTATCAAGTTTTAGTCCACCATTTTCGAGGGGATCAGACGATCGCCTTTCTTTGGAGGATCTTCGCCGCCGGAGAATTGAAAGATTTAACAGGTAA
- the LOC133824812 gene encoding uncharacterized protein LOC133824812: MEKCLSPEEQQAKMNEVRKMIGSIADKLPDICSDASISRYLRARNWNTAKACKMLKQTMKWRLEYKPEKIRWEDIAHEAETGKIYRANYVDKFGRVVLVMRPGFQNTNVVNGQIKFLVYCMENAIMNLKSDQEQMVWLVDFQSWSSSSISIKATRETVNVLQNHYPERLGFGILYNPPKIFESFWKMVKPFIEPKTFKKVKFVYSNNPQSQKIMEELFDMDKLESAFGGRNSVSFDYEAYAQRMKEDEKNMSNPINSSCSTQSLVSELQQPSETLASDLGSDGEEGGFSSDDEITSSDLLLADDEIPDQSQPQPQPHDDDKDVVISSTK, from the exons ATGGAGAAATGTTTGTCCCCTGAAGAGCAGCAGGCAAAG ATGAATGAAGTCAGAAAGATGATAGGTTCTATTGCTGATAAGCTTCCAGATATCTGTTCAGATGCATCCATATCAAGGTATCTCAGAGCACGGAACTGGAATACAGCAAAGGCATGCAAGATGTTGAAACAGACCATGAAATGGAGGCTAGAATACAAGCCAGAAAAGATTCGATGG GAAGATATTGCTCATGAAGCTGAAACGGGAAAAATCTACAGAGCTAACTATGTTGACAAATTTGGAAGAGTTGTTCTTGTCATGAGACCTGGTTTTCAG AACACAAACGTTGTAAATGGACAAATCAAGTTCCTAGTTTATTGCATGGAGAATGCAATAATGAATCTAAAGTCAGACCAGGAGCAGATGGTCTGGTTAGTCGATTTTCAAAGTTGGAGCTCGTCGAGCATATCAATAAAGGCGACTCGGGAAACAGTGAATGTCTTGCAGAATCACTACCCTGAGAGATTGGGTTTTGGAATCCTCTACAATCCGCCAAAAATATTTGAGTCCTTCTGGAAG ATGGTGAAACCATTTATTGAGCCAAAGACATTCAAGAAAGTTAAGTTTGTGTACTCTAACAACCCTCAGAGCCAGAAGATCATGGAAGAGCTTTTTGATATGGATAAGTTGGAATCTGCATTTGGAGGGAGAAACTCAGTGAGTTTTGATTATGAAGCTTATGCACAGAGAatgaaagaagatgaaaagaacaTGTCTAATCCCATCAACTCTAGTTGTTCCACACAATCCCTTGTGTCCGAATTGCAGCAGCCGTCAGAAACTTTGGCTTCTGATCTCGGTTCTGATGGCGAGGAAGGTGGGTTTTCATCCGATGACGAAATAACTTCTTCAGACTTGTTACTCGCCGATGATGAGATACCGGACCAGtcacagccacagccacagccacatGATGATGACAAAGATGTTGTAATTAGCAGCACCAAGTAG